One Vallitalea pronyensis genomic region harbors:
- a CDS encoding non-ribosomal peptide synthetase: MNNRFDKNTFDIEQYDNARIMINNDSYIQVLEVVADDNRNREVAYLGNKVELIITNEIRNKIEKLMIEKEVTMYMVFLTLIKILLSRYNLQKDILIRTHQGGKGLSEVKELAGMSKWGVIKNNINHIKSFIYNLGEVRDTLLKVVDNQDKNDKVIQDERNDLIFYIDNNFEHLKIIVVYNNQQYNEETVSRMIGHLENLIINSINVPEQLVHEIDMMSEEERYQLIHEFNNTDRAYPLDHKIYEVFMKQAKKTPQNIAVKCGDEELTYEELDIQSNQVANMLISEGAQCGNVVGILLDRTSNLIVSIFGILKVGCIYLPLDIEYPKDRIEYMIQDSDCSYVIYDNQSIYSKSSKEGTYLNINDKVKYPNEHIHHGETEFLYIIYTSGSTGRPKGSLIKQSSFMNLLLWYKKSFDIGAESSVLLMASPSFDLAQKNLLTPILFGSTLVLFKKADMEYNNISRIILENNISIINTTPSLIYPLIRLNKKNNFKNIQSLKYIILGGESIKIENILPLLTEKHIHTKIINSYGPTECTDISNYYTICSNILEDEDVPIGKSIDNVKTFIVDEHLNIQPIGIQGEIIITGVGVSAGYINDSELSNSRFFRMRAYNNVLAYRTGDIGFYDKYGNIHYVGRRDNQVKIRGNRIELNEINKQIKRCYSVKDVVSLVQKEFDDDIIVSYMITDKEISSDILVNMLELKLPVYMIPNRFVRVDKFPLNPNGKLDLKRLMNLNSPNSTNYEASKSVVTTDTEQKIMVIMAKILKHDIQEVSKSFFDMGGNSLKAIELISSINKEYKTSITVTDIFKNPTVSMMSKVLKNNSKSYNQITKIGQQEYYQCSSSQRRIYAMEQLTEKSIGYNIPIIYRLKGRLDVQKMESVVNQLLNRHEILKANFDDETGNVFYCIAKNRELVIEEAYQENSSEYDYVINNFIRPFDLTKDLLIRVSVLHTKKDESILVFDIHHIIFDGISQSIFFKELSQLYNRQVLERAPELSYADYAQWEIDRTDSDLKKQETYWLKEFSQNIPVMELETDYKKIRKLESIGDEVSIILSQEIKNKLEKFMLDNEVTMYMIFLAVSNILLSRYSSQEELIVGTPVAGRRKQEFKDIIGVFVNTVVIKNTINDKEDFINYVKQVKEKVLEAIDNQDYPFDKLVDKLNINRQVNRNPLFDVMFTYQEECNAFHLYGMDVEKLEYQAQTSKFDISINVKMCAAHIDIKIVYNTQLYKRDTIDRMIRHYRNLVMNFIESPNQPIHDIEMMSEEERNQLMGALNSTEKKYPLQDKVHEVVRRHAKKTPNNIAIKCGDDSLTYEELDQQSNQVANMLVNNGARNSDVVAILLDRTSNLIVSIIGILKAGCTYLPLDIEYPISRIEYMIKDCCCQYVLYDMQMDINMDEIKPLDVRLAWMYDSRFNIVSNNSDAYIIYTSGSTGNPKGVIISHLNLINFSYGIVESLDIKQHHIFLCSTTVSFDIFFLESVMPLMIGATTFIAKRDEQHVPEHIVNIVNNNRINIVQMTPSKLRLIMNDRQDYSWLDKIDKLLIGGEELPTDLAERVIKNSNVDLYNLYGPTEATIWATFNHVNKSHNYNIGKPLPNVKCFIVDKRHSLVPIGVPGELLIAGDNTSVGYLNREQLTNEKFIDTIFYHEKTYMTGDKVKLNADGTIDFIGRMDNQIKYNGYRIELEEIEYTLLQMDKVCDAYVLIFKDELTACIALSESDIELFDIRDYLLKHLPNYMIPNNIVMFDKIPTTLNGKRNRRKLEVILNERALESSIHNTIAPVNNYEEYVYNCFSEILGIDNFSTLASFFSLGGESIKVLTLVTRLSSKYDISVFDIYKYQCVKNIALYLSKKSECRQITKRIDYLLQAQAMHQHMTHENKDMDYISRASQMVSQMIGKRKPYNNILLTGSTGFLGVYLLNELLNRTNNNIYLIIRGETKSQAVDRIHKNYSYYFKSNDLVEYRGRIHYINGDLSKDMFMLDTTTYNRLLSTIDCIINSAAKVKHFGNYEEFYSANVKSVENIIEFAKVNRIDIKHISTMSVGDKHYNNNDYFNEYSNVMPTSYNYYTKSKQHAEYLLNQAQDSGINCTIYRVGNLVPSYGIPKRQMNYTENIFHLFIDNLIKMKKVPNIELDLYDFSFIDTVSRFIISTYDKTQFNESKFHVYNFNKVSMKRLGQVYHLDILNQDMFLEWVTANIQAKEDGIDVGPFLHYFGALETTDFELNRYEHYFTKRVMEELEIEWPKLDEDYYTRYLEMRKSREEDIMKDKLDIEPNANKILMLLLPFWTPLIPPLGISSLKSFLKSHTYDVKTKDLNVYDGIWEIYHQYLNILKGCVPKEKQGNFYNIGNNVLGSHLMAYLNKLNEKEYTHLMKKVIYQHYFIDVNDELIYELEELIIEFYDILEEYTVDIMESEQPSVVGISVYTGTFAPSMFVFELIKRKYEDVVTVMGGGIFSSQLAINSPNFDYFLERSKYIDKIIVGEGENLFLKLLQNSLDTEKKVYTLGDINHAVLDITNAQLPDYTDFDLDKYMLVPSFTSRSCPFQCSFCSETVLWGKYRKKTSKRITNELSILYQKHGYQLFLLSDSLLNPIINSLAHELIDNGLSFYWDGYLRADSEVCNHENTMLWRKAGFYRARLGIESGSQKVLDLMNKKITPDRIKLAISNLAKAGIKTTTYWVIGYPGESEEDFQQTLQIIEDMKDDIYEADCNPFNYYLSGQVGSDEFSKKYNVELLYPEIAKELLITQTWILDCEPNREEIYSRVSRFMAHCKRLGIPNPYSSIEINEADKRWSRLHKNAVPPLLEFKDKNIFISENKTVKKYEPINNIIQDDGEFGF, translated from the coding sequence ATGAATAATCGATTTGACAAAAATACGTTCGATATTGAGCAATACGATAATGCTAGAATAATGATTAATAATGATTCGTATATACAAGTGTTAGAAGTTGTGGCGGATGATAATAGAAATAGAGAAGTTGCATATTTAGGGAATAAAGTTGAACTTATTATAACTAATGAGATTAGAAATAAGATTGAAAAATTGATGATAGAGAAAGAAGTGACCATGTATATGGTCTTTTTAACGTTAATCAAGATATTGCTTTCAAGATATAATTTACAGAAAGATATTTTAATAAGAACACATCAAGGAGGAAAAGGCCTTTCAGAAGTTAAAGAGTTAGCAGGAATGAGTAAGTGGGGAGTAATTAAAAATAACATTAATCATATAAAAAGTTTTATTTATAATCTAGGTGAAGTACGAGACACATTACTGAAAGTAGTTGATAATCAAGATAAAAATGATAAGGTTATTCAGGATGAAAGAAATGATCTTATTTTTTATATTGATAATAATTTTGAACATCTGAAAATAATAGTTGTTTATAATAATCAACAGTATAATGAAGAAACAGTTAGTAGAATGATAGGGCACTTAGAAAATCTAATAATTAATAGTATCAATGTTCCAGAACAATTAGTTCATGAAATAGACATGATGTCAGAAGAAGAAAGATACCAGTTGATTCATGAGTTTAATAATACGGATAGAGCATACCCTTTAGATCATAAGATATATGAAGTTTTCATGAAACAGGCAAAAAAAACACCACAGAATATTGCTGTGAAATGTGGTGATGAGGAATTAACATATGAAGAGTTAGACATTCAGAGTAATCAAGTGGCTAATATGCTAATCTCTGAAGGTGCCCAATGCGGAAATGTAGTAGGGATATTACTTGATCGAACCAGTAACTTAATTGTAAGCATATTTGGAATACTTAAGGTAGGATGTATTTATCTACCATTAGATATTGAATATCCTAAAGATCGAATAGAATATATGATTCAAGATAGTGATTGTAGCTATGTAATATATGACAACCAATCAATTTATTCTAAGAGTAGTAAGGAAGGAACTTATTTAAATATTAATGATAAGGTCAAATATCCCAATGAACATATCCATCATGGAGAAACTGAATTTTTATATATTATTTACACATCGGGTTCTACTGGTCGTCCAAAAGGTTCTTTGATTAAACAAAGTTCATTTATGAATTTATTGTTGTGGTATAAGAAATCTTTTGATATTGGAGCTGAGAGTAGTGTACTATTAATGGCCTCACCAAGTTTTGACCTAGCTCAAAAGAATCTATTAACACCTATTCTGTTTGGTAGTACATTGGTGTTGTTTAAAAAAGCTGATATGGAATATAATAACATATCTAGGATTATCTTAGAGAACAATATATCAATTATTAACACAACCCCAAGCTTGATATATCCATTAATCAGATTAAATAAAAAGAATAATTTCAAAAACATACAATCATTGAAGTATATAATCCTTGGTGGAGAATCTATTAAGATAGAAAATATACTTCCTCTACTGACTGAGAAACACATACATACGAAAATTATTAATAGCTATGGACCGACAGAGTGTACAGATATTAGTAATTATTACACTATTTGTAGCAATATATTGGAGGATGAGGATGTACCAATAGGAAAATCCATTGATAATGTTAAAACTTTTATTGTGGATGAGCATTTAAATATCCAACCAATTGGAATACAAGGTGAGATAATTATTACAGGTGTAGGTGTGAGTGCTGGCTATATAAATGACAGTGAGTTATCTAATAGTAGATTCTTTAGAATGAGAGCATACAATAACGTATTAGCATATAGAACAGGCGATATTGGCTTCTATGATAAATATGGAAATATACACTATGTGGGTAGAAGAGATAATCAAGTAAAAATAAGAGGAAATAGAATTGAGCTTAATGAAATCAATAAGCAAATTAAAAGATGTTATTCAGTGAAAGATGTTGTTTCGTTAGTCCAGAAAGAATTTGATGATGATATAATTGTATCATATATGATTACAGATAAAGAGATTAGTAGTGATATATTAGTGAATATGCTAGAATTGAAATTGCCAGTGTATATGATTCCTAATCGCTTCGTTAGAGTTGATAAGTTTCCACTTAACCCAAATGGCAAGTTAGATCTAAAAAGGTTAATGAATCTTAATTCTCCAAATAGTACTAACTATGAAGCAAGCAAATCAGTAGTAACTACTGATACTGAACAAAAGATAATGGTAATAATGGCGAAAATTCTAAAACATGACATACAGGAGGTCTCTAAAAGCTTCTTTGATATGGGGGGGAATTCACTAAAAGCCATTGAATTAATATCTAGTATCAATAAAGAATATAAAACATCAATTACAGTAACGGATATATTCAAAAATCCTACAGTATCTATGATGAGTAAGGTTTTGAAAAATAACAGTAAATCTTATAATCAGATCACTAAAATAGGACAACAAGAGTATTATCAATGTTCATCTTCCCAAAGAAGAATCTATGCGATGGAGCAATTAACTGAAAAAAGCATAGGTTATAATATTCCAATAATTTATAGATTAAAGGGTAGACTTGATGTTCAAAAGATGGAGAGTGTAGTCAATCAACTATTAAATAGACACGAAATACTTAAAGCTAACTTTGATGATGAAACAGGTAACGTATTTTATTGTATTGCTAAAAATAGGGAATTAGTTATTGAAGAGGCATATCAAGAAAATTCTAGTGAGTATGATTACGTAATTAATAACTTTATTAGACCTTTTGATTTAACCAAAGATTTACTAATAAGAGTAAGTGTTCTACATACTAAGAAAGATGAAAGCATATTGGTATTTGATATACACCATATAATATTTGATGGTATATCGCAATCCATATTCTTCAAAGAACTTTCACAGTTATATAATCGACAAGTATTAGAAAGAGCACCAGAGTTATCATATGCGGATTATGCCCAATGGGAGATAGATAGAACAGATAGTGACCTTAAGAAACAAGAAACATATTGGTTAAAGGAATTCTCTCAGAATATACCAGTAATGGAATTAGAGACCGATTATAAGAAAATTAGAAAATTAGAATCTATAGGTGATGAAGTAAGCATTATACTATCTCAAGAAATTAAAAATAAGCTTGAGAAATTTATGTTAGATAATGAAGTAACAATGTATATGATTTTCTTAGCTGTATCAAATATATTACTTTCAAGATATAGCTCTCAAGAGGAGTTAATAGTAGGAACTCCTGTAGCAGGAAGAAGAAAGCAAGAATTTAAAGATATAATTGGAGTATTTGTTAATACAGTGGTAATTAAAAATACAATTAATGATAAAGAAGATTTTATTAATTATGTGAAACAGGTGAAAGAAAAAGTACTAGAAGCAATTGACAATCAAGATTATCCTTTTGATAAATTGGTAGATAAGCTTAATATAAATAGACAAGTTAACAGGAATCCTTTGTTTGATGTAATGTTCACATATCAAGAAGAATGTAATGCTTTTCATTTATATGGAATGGATGTAGAGAAATTAGAATATCAAGCTCAAACCTCTAAATTTGATATATCAATTAATGTTAAAATGTGTGCCGCTCATATTGATATTAAGATAGTTTATAACACACAATTATACAAAAGAGATACTATTGATAGGATGATAAGGCATTATAGAAATCTAGTGATGAATTTTATTGAGTCACCTAATCAACCGATACATGATATAGAAATGATGTCTGAAGAAGAACGGAACCAGTTGATGGGTGCACTCAATAGTACGGAAAAAAAATATCCTCTACAAGATAAAGTGCATGAAGTGGTGAGGAGGCATGCTAAGAAAACACCTAATAATATTGCTATCAAATGTGGTGATGATAGCTTAACCTATGAAGAATTAGATCAACAAAGCAATCAAGTTGCAAATATGTTAGTAAACAATGGGGCCAGAAATAGTGATGTAGTTGCTATATTACTAGATCGTACTAGTAATTTAATCGTTAGTATTATAGGAATACTTAAGGCGGGTTGTACGTATTTGCCATTAGATATTGAATATCCAATATCTAGAATTGAATATATGATTAAAGATTGTTGCTGTCAATACGTATTATATGATATGCAAATGGATATTAATATGGATGAAATTAAACCTTTAGATGTCAGACTTGCATGGATGTATGATTCCAGATTTAATATAGTTTCTAATAATTCAGATGCATACATAATATATACGTCGGGTTCAACAGGAAATCCAAAAGGCGTTATTATAAGTCATTTAAATCTGATTAATTTTTCCTATGGAATTGTTGAGTCACTGGATATTAAGCAACATCATATTTTTCTATGTTCAACCACAGTCTCCTTTGATATTTTTTTCTTGGAGTCTGTTATGCCACTCATGATTGGTGCAACAACCTTTATTGCAAAACGGGATGAACAGCATGTACCAGAACATATTGTGAATATAGTAAACAACAATAGAATTAATATTGTACAGATGACGCCATCAAAACTAAGGTTAATAATGAATGATAGACAAGACTATTCTTGGCTAGATAAAATTGATAAATTGTTAATAGGTGGCGAAGAATTACCAACTGATTTAGCAGAGAGAGTTATTAAGAATAGTAATGTAGACTTATATAATCTATATGGACCAACAGAAGCAACAATATGGGCAACATTTAATCATGTAAACAAGTCACATAATTATAATATTGGTAAGCCACTACCGAATGTAAAGTGTTTTATTGTTGATAAAAGGCATAGTCTAGTACCTATTGGAGTTCCAGGGGAATTGCTAATAGCTGGAGATAATACCTCTGTAGGTTATCTAAATAGAGAACAGTTAACGAATGAAAAGTTCATAGATACTATATTCTATCATGAAAAAACATATATGACGGGAGATAAAGTAAAGTTAAACGCCGATGGTACAATAGATTTTATTGGTAGAATGGATAACCAGATTAAATATAATGGTTATAGAATAGAACTTGAGGAAATAGAATATACCCTATTGCAAATGGATAAAGTATGTGATGCTTATGTATTAATTTTTAAAGATGAACTAACTGCATGTATAGCTCTAAGTGAAAGTGATATAGAGCTGTTTGACATAAGAGATTACTTACTAAAGCATTTACCTAATTATATGATTCCTAATAATATAGTAATGTTTGATAAGATTCCAACTACCTTGAATGGGAAACGAAACAGAAGGAAACTTGAAGTTATATTAAACGAAAGAGCATTAGAATCCTCAATACATAATACAATTGCACCAGTAAATAACTATGAAGAATATGTATACAATTGTTTCAGTGAAATATTAGGAATTGATAATTTTAGTACCCTTGCAAGTTTCTTCTCATTGGGTGGAGAATCAATAAAAGTGCTGACATTGGTTACTAGATTATCTAGTAAATATGATATTTCTGTGTTTGATATATATAAGTATCAATGTGTGAAAAATATTGCTCTATACTTAAGTAAGAAGAGTGAATGCAGGCAAATAACTAAGCGTATTGATTATTTATTACAAGCACAGGCAATGCATCAGCATATGACCCATGAGAATAAAGATATGGATTATATTAGTAGGGCATCCCAGATGGTGTCACAAATGATTGGTAAACGAAAACCATATAATAATATATTATTAACAGGTTCCACAGGCTTTCTAGGGGTATATTTATTAAATGAATTGCTTAATAGAACAAATAATAATATCTATTTGATTATACGAGGAGAAACTAAGAGTCAAGCAGTAGATAGAATTCATAAGAATTATTCTTACTATTTTAAGAGTAATGACTTAGTGGAATACAGAGGAAGAATTCACTATATCAATGGAGATTTATCTAAGGATATGTTTATGCTTGATACCACAACATATAATAGATTATTAAGTACTATTGATTGTATTATTAATTCAGCTGCGAAGGTGAAACATTTTGGTAATTATGAAGAGTTTTATTCAGCCAATGTGAAGAGTGTTGAGAACATCATTGAATTTGCAAAGGTAAATAGAATTGATATAAAACATATATCTACAATGAGTGTTGGAGATAAGCATTACAATAACAATGATTATTTTAATGAATATAGTAACGTAATGCCAACATCTTATAATTATTATACTAAGTCCAAGCAGCATGCAGAGTATCTGCTGAATCAAGCTCAAGATAGCGGGATTAATTGTACCATATATAGAGTAGGCAATCTAGTACCTAGTTATGGAATACCAAAACGGCAAATGAATTATACAGAAAATATATTTCATTTATTTATTGATAATCTTATTAAAATGAAGAAAGTCCCTAATATTGAATTAGATTTATATGACTTTTCATTCATAGATACTGTTTCTAGATTTATTATATCAACATATGACAAAACCCAATTTAATGAATCTAAATTCCATGTATACAATTTTAACAAAGTATCAATGAAAAGATTAGGGCAGGTATATCATTTAGATATTCTTAATCAAGATATGTTTTTAGAGTGGGTAACTGCCAATATCCAAGCAAAAGAAGATGGAATAGATGTAGGACCATTTCTTCATTATTTTGGCGCATTGGAAACTACAGATTTTGAATTAAATAGATATGAACACTATTTCACCAAAAGAGTAATGGAAGAATTAGAAATAGAATGGCCTAAGCTGGATGAAGATTACTATACACGATATTTGGAAATGAGAAAATCAAGAGAAGAAGATATTATGAAAGATAAATTGGATATTGAACCAAATGCTAATAAAATACTAATGTTGTTATTACCATTTTGGACTCCACTTATTCCTCCATTAGGCATATCTTCATTGAAGAGTTTTTTAAAGTCTCATACATATGATGTTAAGACTAAGGACTTGAATGTTTATGACGGCATATGGGAAATATATCATCAATATCTTAATATATTAAAAGGATGTGTTCCCAAAGAGAAACAAGGTAATTTCTATAACATAGGGAATAATGTGTTAGGTAGTCACCTAATGGCTTATCTTAATAAATTAAATGAAAAAGAGTATACTCATTTAATGAAAAAAGTTATCTATCAGCACTATTTTATTGATGTCAATGATGAATTGATATATGAATTAGAAGAGTTGATTATAGAATTCTATGATATATTAGAGGAATATACTGTAGATATAATGGAATCAGAGCAACCATCAGTAGTAGGAATTTCCGTATATACAGGAACATTCGCCCCTTCTATGTTTGTATTTGAATTGATTAAGAGAAAGTACGAAGATGTAGTAACAGTAATGGGGGGAGGTATATTTTCAAGCCAACTAGCTATTAACTCTCCCAACTTTGATTATTTTCTTGAGAGAAGTAAGTATATCGATAAGATTATTGTCGGTGAGGGAGAGAATCTTTTTCTGAAATTACTGCAAAATAGTTTAGACACAGAGAAAAAGGTATATACATTAGGAGATATTAATCATGCAGTGTTAGATATTACAAATGCTCAGTTACCAGACTATACTGATTTTGACTTGGACAAATATATGTTAGTGCCTTCTTTTACATCTAGGAGTTGCCCTTTCCAATGTAGTTTCTGTTCAGAAACCGTACTATGGGGGAAATATAGGAAGAAAACATCCAAACGAATAACCAATGAATTGTCTATTTTATACCAAAAACATGGTTATCAACTATTCTTATTAAGTGATTCGTTACTGAATCCAATTATTAATAGTTTAGCACATGAACTGATAGATAATGGATTGTCATTCTATTGGGACGGTTATTTAAGGGCAGATAGTGAGGTATGTAATCATGAAAACACCATGTTATGGAGAAAAGCAGGATTTTATCGAGCTAGGTTAGGCATAGAAAGTGGTTCTCAGAAAGTATTAGATTTAATGAATAAGAAAATTACACCAGATAGAATTAAGTTAGCAATTAGTAATCTTGCTAAAGCAGGTATTAAGACCACTACCTATTGGGTAATTGGTTACCCAGGTGAATCAGAGGAAGACTTTCAACAAACCTTACAAATAATTGAAGATATGAAAGATGATATCTATGAAGCTGATTGCAATCCTTTTAATTATTATCTATCTGGACAAGTTGGCTCTGATGAATTCTCTAAAAAGTATAATGTGGAATTACTCTACCCTGAAATAGCAAAAGAGCTACTCATTACACAGACATGGATACTTGATTGTGAACCCAATCGAGAAGAAATATATAGTAGAGTATCAAGGTTTATGGCTCATTGTAAGAGACTTGGCATACCGAATCCATATTCTTCTATAGAAATAAATGAAGCCGATAAGAGGTGGAGTAGATTACATAAAAATGCAGTACCACCTCTTTTAGAATTTAAAGATAAAAATATTTTTATCTCAGAGAATAAAACCGTAAAAAAATATGAGCCCATTAATAACATAATTCAAGATGATGGTGAATTTGGATTCTAA
- a CDS encoding IS110 family transposase: MRKNNIRKTKTDKVDTFIIAKTLMIHPHRYFTTTMKK, from the coding sequence ATGCGGAAGAATAACATTCGCAAAACCAAGACTGATAAGGTTGATACTTTTATTATTGCTAAAACACTTATGATACACCCTCACAGATACTTTACTACCACAATGAAAAAATGA
- a CDS encoding phosphopantetheine-binding protein, with translation MLKYEKEIRELLANNIQFTNDLNNVEIDTGLQIIGLNSVSFIKTVIDIEKKFDIEFPDDKLSLKALGTIRDLCEVLQSILEKL, from the coding sequence ATGCTTAAATATGAAAAAGAAATTAGAGAATTGCTTGCAAATAATATTCAGTTTACCAATGATTTAAACAACGTAGAAATTGATACAGGATTACAAATTATAGGACTAAATTCAGTATCATTTATTAAAACTGTTATTGATATTGAAAAAAAATTTGATATTGAATTTCCTGATGATAAGTTAAGTCTTAAAGCACTAGGAACAATACGAGATTTATGTGAGGTCCTTCAGTCAATCCTTGAAAAATTGTAA